In Thermosipho japonicus, a single window of DNA contains:
- a CDS encoding GTPase domain-containing protein — MKEKIVDYKHNISKLVEDLNLFLVNNIKNFSVHGIIANEEFEKIVEEVKNKVLEGNLRIEKEIEFLKNELEWNNLNISFFGETNAGKSTIIEALTNGDGSSIGEGYKDFTKFVKEKSFSDINLIDMPGIEGDEEKVIDEIKKALNKSHIVFYVIGTNKEPEENIVSRIKKFLKDNAKVYSIINVRGKPSRYKYEKELVNNDVKTIEKRTILKLKKVLGRRYFGNIIINAHLALLKNDSLNDRFAKDKEKALEIFGSKSNIEYFSNIKEIEKIIAGLRKEIFNEIVISNTYKILFNVKEILSSVVKQKKSFDLKLREFSKLIEDYISEVNKLVKKYKVRTSNELQVKIASLKNKLEKFLMESIDESHSLEMIKKEIEKILKEEEQDINQMIKDNLNTMKEKVEQKFQELLDKFLLEYEFENLFKDFNLRQYFEIDIEEIFNKPFSFLKFFLNLGIGLVFFNINPLYALGLGAYELFYFKVISSEKDRIEYKNNAVKEVDLKISKIKSEMEKKVNEIFSRIEKDVEENIKNIRLAVNGIKILGKNIDKLISYIKKIEGELSLLLVKNILGEKVEFAYIDLELSKAIFVGFKVNSDVNNYIENMFRLDKIYFYTSKDEWLSSVVSKKVEKVIYVTDEFDYRALNLLFLNNKDGIRIRKFKKPTN; from the coding sequence ATGAAGGAAAAGATAGTAGATTACAAGCATAATATTTCTAAATTAGTAGAAGATTTGAATTTATTTTTGGTAAATAATATTAAAAATTTCTCAGTTCACGGAATAATAGCAAATGAAGAATTTGAGAAAATTGTCGAGGAGGTAAAAAATAAAGTTTTAGAAGGTAATTTACGTATTGAAAAGGAGATTGAATTTTTAAAAAATGAATTGGAGTGGAATAATTTAAATATTTCCTTTTTTGGTGAAACGAATGCAGGGAAAAGTACAATTATTGAAGCTTTGACTAATGGTGATGGAAGTAGTATAGGAGAGGGATACAAAGATTTTACTAAATTTGTTAAAGAAAAATCATTTAGTGATATAAATTTAATTGATATGCCTGGAATTGAAGGTGATGAAGAAAAAGTAATAGATGAAATAAAAAAAGCCTTGAATAAATCACATATTGTTTTTTATGTCATTGGAACTAATAAAGAACCGGAGGAAAATATAGTTTCAAGAATAAAAAAATTTTTAAAAGACAACGCAAAAGTTTACTCTATTATTAATGTTAGGGGAAAGCCTTCAAGGTATAAGTATGAAAAAGAGTTAGTTAATAATGATGTGAAAACTATTGAAAAAAGAACTATATTAAAGTTGAAAAAAGTTTTAGGAAGAAGATACTTTGGTAATATTATAATTAATGCTCATCTTGCTTTATTAAAAAATGATTCATTAAATGATAGATTTGCCAAAGATAAAGAAAAAGCGTTGGAAATATTTGGTAGTAAATCAAATATTGAATATTTTTCAAATATTAAAGAGATAGAAAAAATAATTGCTGGTTTAAGAAAGGAAATTTTTAATGAGATAGTAATTTCAAATACTTATAAAATACTCTTTAATGTAAAAGAAATTTTATCAAGTGTTGTAAAACAGAAAAAATCATTTGATTTAAAATTGCGAGAATTTTCAAAATTAATAGAAGACTATATTAGTGAAGTAAATAAATTAGTTAAAAAGTATAAAGTTAGAACATCTAATGAACTGCAGGTTAAAATAGCATCTTTAAAAAATAAATTAGAAAAGTTTTTGATGGAAAGTATAGATGAATCTCATAGTCTAGAAATGATAAAAAAAGAAATTGAAAAAATATTAAAAGAAGAAGAGCAAGATATTAATCAAATGATCAAAGACAATTTAAATACAATGAAGGAAAAGGTAGAACAAAAATTTCAAGAACTGTTGGATAAATTTTTACTTGAATATGAGTTTGAGAATTTGTTTAAAGATTTTAACTTAAGACAGTATTTCGAAATTGATATTGAAGAAATATTTAATAAACCGTTTAGCTTTTTGAAATTTTTTTTAAATCTTGGAATTGGCTTAGTATTTTTTAATATTAACCCTTTATATGCTTTGGGTTTGGGGGCTTATGAATTATTTTATTTTAAAGTTATATCTTCGGAGAAAGATAGAATAGAATATAAAAATAATGCTGTTAAAGAAGTTGATTTAAAGATATCTAAAATAAAAAGTGAGATGGAAAAGAAAGTTAATGAAATATTTTCAAGAATAGAAAAGGACGTAGAAGAAAATATAAAAAATATAAGGCTCGCTGTAAATGGAATAAAAATTTTAGGTAAAAATATTGACAAGTTGATTTCTTACATTAAAAAGATTGAAGGTGAATTGAGTTTATTATTAGTCAAAAATATTCTGGGTGAAAAAGTTGAGTTTGCTTATATTGATTTGGAATTATCGAAAGCAATTTTTGTGGGGTTTAAAGTTAATTCTGATGTGAATAATTATATAGAAAATATGTTTAGGTTAGATAAGATTTACTTTTACACTTCAAAAGATGAATGGTTGAGTAGTGTAGTTAGTAAGAAAGTTGAAAAAGTTATATATGTAACAGATGAATTTGATTATAGAGCGTTGAACTTATTATTTTTAAATAATAAAGATGGAATAAGAATTAGAAAATTCAAAAAGCCAACAAATTAA
- the cas2 gene encoding CRISPR-associated endonuclease Cas2, with protein sequence MKYLLVVYDVNEKRVNKIHKILKKYLVWQQNSTFEGCLSQSNIKKLFYEVKNKIDEEEDSFVIYFFNSNKVFRKVIDGKEKCIFNNKFI encoded by the coding sequence TTGAAGTATCTTTTGGTTGTTTATGATGTAAATGAAAAAAGAGTGAACAAAATACATAAAATTTTAAAAAAATACCTTGTTTGGCAGCAAAATTCAACTTTTGAAGGATGTTTATCTCAATCAAATATTAAAAAGTTGTTCTATGAAGTTAAAAATAAAATTGATGAAGAGGAGGATAGTTTTGTAATCTATTTTTTTAATTCAAATAAGGTTTTTAGAAAAGTTATTGATGGAAAGGAAAAGTGTATATTTAACAATAAGTTCATCTAA